In Bacteroidota bacterium, the genomic window ATTTGTTGTGAGTTATTTTATTGAAACTGCAGAATCAAATATAAAATTCTCGAATTACAATATTATTGTAAGGAAAACCAGCAGTGAAGTAATTATAGTCTTTGGGAATTTTAACATTGAAAAACTTCCTTCTGGAAATTACAATCTTGTAATTGAAACAAGGAATAAGGAAAATGAATTAATCAGTTCCAAAAAAGTAATTTTTCAGCGTAGCAATAAGGATGTAGAATTCAATGAGCAAGATATAGCAAATATAAGGATTGAGGAGAGTTTTGTGTCAAAAATGACAAATCAGGATACTCTTGCCGAACATATTCGTTCTTTAAGGCCAATTTCTTCCCAGCTTGAAAAAACCTTTGCTGACAATCAACTGCGGTCTTCAGATTTGGAATTCAAACAGAAATTTTTCTTTAATTTCTGGAACAGCAGAAATCCTGTTAATCCTGAACAAGCCTGGCTGGATTATTATAAAATTGTAAAAAGTGTTGATAAAAGCTTCGGATCCAAATTAAAAAAAGGATATTCCACCGACAGAGGAAGGGTATTTCTGCAATATGGGGCCCCAAATACAATTTCGCAACAATACAATGAACCCAGTGCATATCCTTATGAAGTCTGGCATTACTACCACATTGAAAAATTCAATAACAGAAAGTTTGTTTTTTACAATCCTGATTTGGGCACAAATGATTTCCCTTTGTTGCATTCCGATCTTTTTGGTGAAATAAACAATCCGCGTTGGCAATTAATGCTTCACAAGAGAAACCACCAAGTCCTGGACCTTGATATGAACAGCCCTGATTCTCATTATGGTGGAAATTCAGAAGAATTATTTCAACTTCCAAGATAATTGTGTACATCTTTGCAGCCCCATTAGCCCCTTAGTTAGTACAAATGACAAAAGTTGCAATAGTAATTCTAAACTGGAACGGCAAACAACATCTTGAAAAATTTCTCCCTTTTGTACTTGGCAATAATATGCAAGGCACAGAGATTTATGTTGCCGATAACGCTTCAACCGATAATTCCATTGCTTTTGTTAAAGAGAACTATCCGGAAATTAAGATCATTCAAAATTCCACAAATGAAGGCTTTGCAAAGGGTTATAATGATGCGCTGAAACATGTTAATGCCCAATATTATATTTTGCTTAATTCCGATGTTGAAGTAACGCCAAATTGGATTAAACCAATTATCGATTTAATGGATGGGGATGAAAAAATTGCCGCTTGCCAGCCCAAAATAAAATCATTCACCAATAAAGAGTATTTCGAACATGCAGGGGCTGCCGGTGGTTTTATC contains:
- a CDS encoding GWxTD domain-containing protein, with translation MKKTLQILCLFFFVFLLKANAKNVETYFNYCTFNIPGEGPYLETYLSVIGNSLEYVKMPNNKLKAQVEITIVIKEKDKVIDFKKFILSSPEVSDSTQEFPNFIDLQRFSIPNGSYEMEVEIIDLNNKTEKQFMISESVLINYLPNEILFSDIQLIESYTKTEKPNILTKSGYDLVPYVSYFYPKTLKNITFYAEIYNTLKVLGIDEKFVVSYFIETAESNIKFSNYNIIVRKTSSEVIIVFGNFNIEKLPSGNYNLVIETRNKENELISSKKVIFQRSNKDVEFNEQDIANIRIEESFVSKMTNQDTLAEHIRSLRPISSQLEKTFADNQLRSSDLEFKQKFFFNFWNSRNPVNPEQAWLDYYKIVKSVDKSFGSKLKKGYSTDRGRVFLQYGAPNTISQQYNEPSAYPYEVWHYYHIEKFNNRKFVFYNPDLGTNDFPLLHSDLFGEINNPRWQLMLHKRNHQVLDLDMNSPDSHYGGNSEELFQLPR